The stretch of DNA GGCCCGCGGTGGCGGCCGCGGCCGTCTTCCGGTTGATGAGCTGGCGGTTGTCCCAGTGGTGGGACGACACGTGAAAGCGCATCCCGTGGTGCTGGAACGTGGCCACGCAGAAGTACACGTCCCGGCGATTGAGCAACTGCCGGATGGGCGTCAGGGAGGGCTTTCGCGGCAGCTCCGGGGCCTCGAAGTCCGTGAGCTCGAACCGGGAGAGGATGGCCACATCCCCCGCCCAGACCCCGTAGGGAAGCCCGGAGCCCTTCTGGAAGAGCTCGAACTGGGCCTTGGAGCCCTCCATCTCCTGGAGCAGCACGACGTCCAGGTTCCGCTCGCGGAGCACCGCGGCGAGCCCGTGGTTGCGCTGCACCTTGTCAGGGCCGGGATTCCAGATGTTCAGCGAGACAACCCGGAGCGTGTACGTCAAGCGTCCGGGGAGGGCACTGCTGTCCGGAATCGGTGGGCTCACGGGGAAGGCCTCCCGGCAAGGTTCCCCTCGAACCTATCGCGGAGAGGCGCTCATGGCCATGGGGGCCGGCACCGCGTCGCGGGCCTTCAATGTGCGCTGCTTCGGGTCGGGCCGCTCCACCACCCGGCCCACCAGGTCGTAGTCGTGCGCCTCCGTCACCTCCAGGGTGACGAACTCGCCCGGGTAGGCCAGACCGTCGTTGATGTAGACCTGACCGTCGATTTCAGGCGCCTGGCCCTCGTGGCGGCCCACCAGCAGGTGCTCGGTCTCCGGGCTCGTGCCCTCCACCAGCACCTCGATGCGCTTGCCCACGAGCTTCTTGTTCTGCTCGCGGTTGATGCGCTTCTGGATGGCCATCACCTCGCGCCACCGGCGCTCGATGGTCTTCTGGGGAATCTTGTTGGGCATGTCGTATGCCGCGGTCCCCTCTTCATCCGAGTACTGGAAGACGCCCAGCCGCTCGAAGCGCTGCGTCTTCACGAACTCCTTCAGCAGCTCGAAGTCCTCCTCCGTCTCGCCCGGCAGGCCCACGATGAGCGAGGTGCGCATCACCAGGCCCGGCACCCGGGCGCGCAGCTTGGCCAGCAGGTCCGTGAGGAACTGCGAGTTGCGGCCGCGCTTCATGGACATGAGCAGCTTGTCGCTGGCGTGCTGCAGCGGCATGTCCAGGTACTTGGCGATCTTCTTCTCCGTGGCCATCACCTCGATGAGCTCGTCCGGGAAGATGCGCGGGTAGGCGTAGTGCAGGCGGATCCACCGCACGTCCACCTTGACCAGCTCCTTGAGCAGGTCGTGCAGCTTGGGCTTGCCGGGCAAGTCGTGCCCGTAGGCCGTCAGGTCCTGCGCCACCAGGTTCAGCTCCTGCACGCCCTGGTCCGCCAGCCGCGTGGCCTCGGCGACGACGTCCGCGATGGGGCGCGAGCGCTGGCCGCCGCGCAGCGTGGGGATGATGCAGAACGCGCACGCGTTGTCGCAGCCCTCGGACACCTTGAGGTAGGCGGTGTACGACGGCATCGAGTTCTCGCGGGGCGTCTCCGCGTTGTGGATGTAGTCCGGATCCGGGATGACCTGCCGGGGCGAGGCCTCGGCGGCGAGCAGGTCGCCAATCTGGGCGTAGGCGCTGGTGCCCAGGAAGTGGTCCACCTCGGGCATCTCCTGCGCCAGCTCGCTGCCGTGGCGCTGGGACAGACAGCCCGTCACCACGAGCGTGCTGCACGCCCCCGACTTCTTGTACTCGGCCATCTCCAGGATGGAGTCCACGGACTCCTGCTTCGCCGGGCCGATGAAGGCGCAGGTGTTGACGACGATGACCTGGGCCTCGGCGGGCTCCTGCACGAGCCGGTAGCCGCGCTGCTTGAGGGTTCCCAGCATCACCTCGGAGTCCACCCGGTTCTTCGGGCACCCGAGGGTCATCATGTAAAGGCTCTTGGTATCTGGCTGCACTCGCGTCTACCGCTTTCCGAGTTCGGTTCGATCGAAGTGGTCCCCACTCCAAACGAAGTTGATGGTCGCGCCGTTCGAGTAACCGATGGTCAATGCACCGTCTTCATCGAGGCTCACTGAAACGGCCCTGCCCAGCGCGCAGGAAGCTGCCGGCCAATCGAGCACACGCTGTGCCGTCTTGCCCTTTCCGATGACCAGGTAGAGTCCCAGCCTCAACTCCCGGTCCCCGTCACATTTTCCCTCGGTGGCATAGGGATTCTGCCCCGAGACGACGGAGAGGACTGCCCGCCCGCCGGGCAGGGTGAGGGTCTCGGGCACGTTGACCCCCACCTGCTGCGGGTCCACCGAGTCCTGGGCCACCAGCGCCCGGAGCGACCGGGTGCTCAGGGGCTCGTCGGCTTCCACCCAGGCTGGGTGGTGCATGACGCCCCAGCCGAGCCAGCCGCCCGGGACCGCCTCCAGCGACAGGATGTCCGGCGGCGGCTTGAGCTTGAGCCCCTTGCGCAACTCGTCGGGCAGCTTGAGCGCCTCGCCCAGCATGCCCCCGCCCTTGCAGTTGGAGAGGACGGCGGGCTTCTGGCCCACCGCGTCCTGGTCCTCGTAGGAGAGGCAGAGATCGAAGACGAGCGGCTCCACCGCCGGGAAGCGCGGGAAGGCCTGGATGGGGAGCGCCACTTCCAGGTTCAGCTTGGTGTCCTGGCGCTGCACGCCCGCCTCCACCTGGGCCTGGGCGAAGGCGGAGGTGCCCAGCTCGGGCCCCGAGGTCCGCTTGCCGTCGAGGGCGAAGCGGAAGGTGTTGCCCGTGGCGGTGGGCCCGGCGCCCGGAAAGAAGAGGGAGAGGGTGAGGAGGTCTCCGGTCAGGAGCTGGTCGTCCGTCACCTCCACGCCCACGTAGAGCGTCTCCTTGCGCCAGGCCACCCGGGCGGTGAAGGACGCCGTGGCATCCACGGCCGCCGGTGGCCGCAGCGTCAGGGGCGAGGCGAAGTCCTTGAGGGCGCCGTCCAGCTTGGGGGCCTTGGCCAGCGCGGGCACGGCCTTGCTCGGGCGCTCCTGGGCGCCGGCCGCCAAGGGCACGAAGAGCAGGCACAGCGGGAGGAGGGCAGCGCGCATGGCTAGTCCCGGAAGTTGGTGAACTGCATGTCCAGCTTCAGCCGGTCCTGTTCCTTGCGGAACAAAGCAATGGCCGCCTGCAGGTCATCCCGGTTCTTGCCGGTGACGCGGAGCTGGTCCGACTGGATGGAGCCCTGGACTTTCAGCTTGGAGTCCTTGAGGAGCCGGGTGAGCTCCTTGGCCTTGTCCACGGGGATGCCCTGCTGGAGCTTGATGTTCTGCTTGACGTTGTGCAGGCCCGTCTTCTCGATGTCGAGGAACTCCAAGGCGCGCAAGGAGATGTTGCGCTTGGCGAGCTTCGCCAGGAGGACTTCCTTGGCGGCCTGGACGCGCTCCTCGCTGTGGGCCTTCACGGTGATGACAGTCTGGTCCGGGGAGACGACGACATCTGCCTGGGTCCCCTGGAAGTCATACCGGGTGGTGAGCTCCTTCTTGGTCTGGTTGACCGCGTTGTCGAGCTCGGCGAGATCGATCTTGGAGACGACGTCAAAGGAAGGCATGGCCGCCAGGGCCCTTATCACACCTTGACGACCATGGGCACCACCAGGGGCCGCTTGTTCGTGAACAGCTTGAAAGCCCGGCGTACCGAGCGGGTCAGCTCCTCTCGCACCAGGGCGTCGTCCCCGCGCAGCTGTGGGGAGAGCTGGAGAAACAGGGACCGGGCCTCCTCGGCCACCCGGGGCAGCAGGGCCTGCTCGTCCAGGGAGAGCCCCTGGCCGGTGAGCTGGGGCCCCGCCATGAGGGCCAGGGAGGCCCGGTCGATGACGGCCACGGCCACCACCATGCCGGTCTCGGCCAGCCGGGTGCGCTCCTGGAGCGCCTCGGGCGTCACCACCCCGCCGCTGTAGAGGTCCTTGTGGATGCGGCCGGTGGGCACCTGGCCGGCGAAGCGGCCCCGGCCCTCCTCGAAGGTGATGAGGTCGCCGTCCCGCGCGAGCAGGAGCTGCTCGGGGGCCAGGCCCGACTCGCGCGCCGTGGCCAGGTGGCGGTGCAGGTGGCGCATCTCCCCGTGCACGGGGATGAAGTGCTGGGGGCGCACCAGGTCCAGGACGCGGCGCTGCTGGGGTTGGCTGGCGTGCCCGGAGACGTGGATGTCGGGCTCCACCTGGGCGTAGACGAGGCGGGCCCCGGTCCACTGGAGCTGGTCCAGCAGCGCCCCCACGGAGCGCTCGTTGCCGGGGATGGGGCGGGCGCTCAGGATGACCATGTCCCCGGGGCCCAGGCGCACGGGGCCCTTGCCCGCGGCGAGCTGGGCCAGCCCCGCGCGGGCCTCGCCCTGGGCGCCCGTGGCGAGCAGGACGACCCGGCCCGGGGCCAGGCTGGGCACGGCCTCCAGGGGGACGAAGAGGGACTCGGGCACATCCAGGTAGCCCAGCTGCCGCGCCATCTCCACGTTGCGCGTCATGCTGCGGCCCTGGAGGGCCACCCGGCGCCCGAGCTGCTCGGCCAGCTTCAGCACGGTGCGCACGCGGTGGAGGTTGGAGGCGAAGAGCGCCACGACGATGCGGCCCTGGGCCTCGCGGAACAGCCGCTCGAAGGCGTGCTCCACCACGCGCTCGCTGCCCGTCTCCTGGGTGACTTCCGCGTTGGTGGAGTCCGACAGGAGGCACAGCACGCCCTGCTCGCCCGCCTCGCCCCAGCGCTCCAGGTCCGTGCGCAGCCCGTCGATGGGGTCGGGGTCCAGCTTGAAGTCACCCGTGTGGATGACGGTCCCCTCGGGGGTCCGGATGATGTAGCCCACCGCGTCGGGCACGGTGTGGGTGACGCGGCTGGCCTCCACCTTGAACATGGTGCCGACGGGGAAGGGCGTCCGGGGCTCGATCTCCCGCAGGTCGGCGATGACGCCCAGCTCGTCCAGCCGGTTGCGCGCCATGGCCAGCGTGTACTTGGTGCCGTAGACGGGCACGGGCAGGTCATCGAGCAGGTAGGGCAGCGCGCCCATGTGGTCCTCGTGCCCGTGCGTGAGGACGATGCCCCGGAACTGGGAGGCGTTCTGCTTCAGGTGGCGGAAGTCCGGGATGACGATGTCGATGCCGGGGGCCTCCGCCGTGGGGAACATCAACCCCGCGTCGATGAGGAGCATCTCCCCGCGGCAGGCGAGCACCATCGCATTGAGGCCAATCTCACCCAACCCGCCCAACGGAATTACATGAAGCATGTCTACTCATTATGGATGGAGAGATGGTGCCGCCCGAGCTTTTTGAGCGGGCGCCCGCTCTACCGCCTGCTCCCCCCTGTCCGTCAAGAGGGGGAGACGGCATCGGCGGGGGGGCGGGAAATCCAGGCCGCGATGAACAGGTCCATGTCGCCGCGCAGGACATCCTTGACGCGGGGCGTTCCTGCGCCGGTGCGAGGGTCCTCCACGCGCGCGCCGCGGCCCAGGTAGTAGCGGCGGGCCTCGTCCGTGCTCGTGCCCTGGCCCGAGACGACCCGCGCGGCGATGTCCTTCAGCTCCTCCAGGTCCCCCGGGCCCGTCAGGGTCAACACCCGGCCGGTGGCGGAGTCCTTCACCGTGACTTCGGTCCGGACGCGCTCCAGGAAGGTGCCCTCGTGCTGCTTCATGGGGCGGCCCTCGATGGCCAGCGCCAGGTCCTCCAGGGTGCCGGGAAAGCCGCCCCGGTGCACCCGGACGTAGGCGCGCTGGCGCTTCTCCTCCTCGATGCGCCGGTGCAGCCCGGCCTCGCCGGCGAGGAAGCCGTAGGCCCCGGGCCCCGCGATGCGCACCACCACCCGGGCCGGGTGCTCCGCCTCGGCCACGAGCATGGCCTCGTAGCCGCGTCTCTGGGCCCACCCCAGGTACATGGTGGCCAGCTCCTGAAGCCACGCGTCCTGGGCCTCCGCCGAGTCGCTGGCGCAGATGTCCACCAGCGCCTCGACGTCGTTGGCGGTGGCGCCCGAGGCATGCAGCGCCTCGGACATCTGCACCTCGCGGGCGACCTCCTCCACCTGCTTGGCGGCGGAGGTCAGCTGCACCTCGTTCTTGGCCTCGCGCACCAGGCGCCGGGCGAAGGTGACGGCCTGCTCCACCCGCTCCAGCTCGTTGATTTGTGCCTCGACGGTGCGGAAGGCGCGCAGGGTGGCGGCGGCGCGCGCCGGGTCATCCCAGAGGTTGGGCGCCTGGGTCTCGGACAGGAGCTGGTTGCGCTTCTCCTCCAGCAGGGGCCGCTCGGCGGACACGGACAGTGCCCGGGCCCGTCCCACCAGCCGGTCCATCTCGAGCAGCAGCGACTTGCGGTCCAGCCGGCGCTTGACGGAGGCCGCCTTCGGGGTGGGCAGGGAGAGCTGGGCGGTGGCCTCGCGCGGGAGGGGCAGGGGCTCGGCCACGGCCATGACCTTGCCGCCGGGGCGGGCCTCCACCCGCACCGGCGTGCCCGGCCGCAGCGGCCTGCGGGCAATCTCCACGGCGAGCGCGGCGGTGAGCGTCTTCTCGATTTCCCGCTGAAGGAACCGCGCGCCGAACTGGGGTGAGTAGCCCCGCTCCACGAGCAGGTCCACCACCTCGGGCGTCACCTCCACGTCCAGAGCCCGGGCCCGGATGCCCTCGCGCTCCAGCACGCGGCCCACCTCGCGCTGGGCAATCTTGCGGATCTCCACCTTGGTGAGAGGCCGGAAGTGGCAGATGGCATCGAAGCGGTTGAGGAACTCGGGCCGGAAGGCCTCGGCGATGCGCCGGTCCACCTCGGTGACGAGCTCCTGGTCCCGCCGGTTGCCGGCGAAGCCCAGCGCGGGCTCCCGGTACACCTCGGCGCCCACGTTGGAGGTGGCCACGATGAGCGTGTTGTTGCAGGAGACCGTCTCGCCCGCGCCGTTGACGAACGTCCCCTCGTCGAAGAGCTGGAGGAAGCGGTCGTGCACGCTGCGCGCCGCCTTCTCGAACTCGTCGAGCAGCAGCACGGTGAACACCTTGCCGTCGAGCAGGGCGGTCAGCTCGCCGCGCCGGGTCTCCAGGGCGGGGGCCCAGGAGGCGCCGAAGGGGACGTTCTCATCCCCATCGTTGGGAAAGTCCGCCATGTTGAGGCGCACCAGCCGGTCCGCGGAGCCGAACAGGTACTCCGCCAGCAGCTTGGCGAGCTGCGTCTTGCCCACGCCGGTGGGGCCCGCGAAGAGGAAGACGCCCAGCGGACGGCGTGGATCGTTCAGGCCCGCCTTGAGCAGGGCTACGGAGCGCAGCACCGCGCCCACCGCATCCGTCTGGCCGAGCAGCCGCTCCCCGAAGAAGCGCTCCGTCTCGTCCAGGTCCAGCGGCATCGCGTCGTCCACCACGAAGCGGGGCAGGCGCGTGGCGGAGCAGAACCGGGTCAGCACGTCTTCGGAGCCCACGCGGTCGCGGGCCGCGCTGCTGGCCTCGGCGGCGGTCTCCTTGAGCAGCTCGATGGCCTTGCGCGGCATGCGCTGGGCGAGCAGGAACTTGGCGGACAGGCGCAGGGCCAAATCACACGCGGCCGGATCGATGGGCAGGCGCAGCTCGCGCTCCAGCTCCTCGGCGACGCGGCCCAGAATCCACCGCGAGCGATCCAGGGGTGGCTCCTGCAGGGGGATGAGGTGCAGCCGCTCGGCGAGCGCCTCGTCCGCGCGCAGGAGCTCCTGCACGCGCTTGGGCTCGGTCTCGAAGATGAAGCGCAGGCCGCCGGTGCGCAGCGCGCGGATGGCCACGGGCGCCAGGGGGCCGCCAAGCACCAGAGGCAGGTCCCGGATGTAGACGATGGGGCAGGGGTGCCGGCTCAGGTGGCCGAGCAGCTCCTCGAAGCGCTCCGCGGCCTGCCGGTCCGTGCTGCGGGCCAGGATGTTGGCGGTGGAGATCTCCACCAGGCGCGCGGGGGCCAGCTCCGCGTCCACCCGGCCCTCGGCGATGCGGCGGGCCACTTCCTGGATGAGGGCGCTCTTGCCCACCCCGGGCTCCCCCGCCAGCAAGGGGTGCTTGCCCCCGCGGGTGAGCAGTCCGAGCACTTCCGCCACCCCCGCATCCGCCCCGTGCGCGGGGGGGAGCTTGCCTTCACGCGCGGCCGCCGTGAGGTCGCGATCGATGAGCCTCTCGTTGTCCTCGCCTTTGCGCGTCGCCATGATGAACCGCCCCTGGAGGAGGTGCGGCACTCTAACGGAAGTCCTGCCCCAGGGGGTTGGCCGCGGTCACGCGACCGCGCGGCAGAGGGAGATCTCCGCGGGCGCGGCCAGCAGGGCCTGCAGCTCCGAGAAGACCTTCTCCATGTGCGGCAGGGCCAGGTGCGTGTTCAGGACGGTCTCGCTGGCCCACTCTTCCATCAAGAAGAACAGGGTCGGGTCCTGCTGGCTCTGGACGGGCTCGTAGCGGATGACGCCTTCTTCTTGAAGGGTCTGCTCCTTCAGCATCCGCATCAGCTGAAGCAGGGATTCCTCTCCTCCGGACTTCGTCTTCATACGGACGACGACACAAACCTTATGAGTCATGGTTCCCCTCCCAATGTGCCACTGCATCATACCGCACGGTCCAAGATGCCGTGTTCAGGCCTCGGCATCCAGACCGTCTGGAGATGAACAGGGGCCCGGAACCCAGCAGGTAGGGCGATTCCCGCGCAACCCATGAGGTCATAACCTCCCGGGAAACGCGGGGAGAGCCATGGGTGAGCGCGCGGAATCGTTGCACGGGTGGGAAGTCACGCCCCAGGAAGCAGTCGCGTTGCAGAACGCGCTCCGGGAGCGATTGGTTTTGCAGCCGCCTGCCGGCCTGCGGGTCTCCCATGTCGCGGGGGCGGATATCTCCACCGAGACCGGCAACGTGCTGGGATATGGCGGTTTCGTGGTGCTCGATGCGGTCTCCTTGCGGCCCGTGGAGCACGCGGGGGCGGCGGTTGCGCTGAGCTTTCCCTATGTCCCGGGGCTGCTCTCGTTTCGCGAACTGCCCGTGCTTCTGGCCGCGTGGAACCGGATGGTGCAGAAGCCCGACCTGGTCATCTTCGATGGGCAGGGCATCGCGCACCCGCGCCGGTTTGGAATCGCCTGCCACGGCGGCCTGCTGCTGGGCGTTCCGTCCATCGGGTGCGCGAAGTCCTTGCTGGTGGGCAAGGTGGGGCCCCTGGGCGAGGCCCGCGGCGAGACGGCGGAGATCCATCACCGGGGCGAGGTGGTGGGCATGGCAGTCCGCACCCGGCGGGGCGTGAGCCCGGTCTACGTCTCGCCGGGGCATCTGATGGACTTGCCCACGGCGGTGGAATGGGTGCTGCGCGTGAGCCCGCGCTACCGCGAGCCGGAGACGACCCGCCATGCGCACCGCTTCGTCAACGCGTTGCGCACGGCAGGGTGAGGGGGCCGCGAGGCCCTGGGTGGGTTGCCCGGTCTCCCCTCCCGGCGAGCGGGCAGGCATCGGGTGAGGGGGCTCGGAGAAAAGGGGCTCTTGTCAGGGGAGTCCGAGGACCCGCGTCGCATCTGCTGGAACGACGTCCTTTCGTTGGAGGATGCCTGCGGATGCCATCGTGGTACCTTCCCACGCCGTGGTTGAGGCCCCTACCGATGCAGTGGGTAGGTTTTGACCCTCTCGGCGCAATCAGGTCCCTTCGGTGTACGACCAACGCACGGATGAAGAGTTGTTCGCGGAAGTGGCTCAACGCCGCGCCGCGGGCCAGGCCTTCGGAGGGCCCCTCGGGGCACTCGTCGAGCGGTGGGGACGCCCCGCTCGCTACGTCGTCAGCAAAATCCAAGCCAGTTATGGCCGTGGCTCGCCGGCGGATGCGGACGAGCTGTTCCAGGACGCGGTGGGCAAGTTCATCGATCGCGGGCTGGACCAGTTCCGGGGTCTCTCCGAGCAGATGCCCGGCAAGAGCGCCTCGCCCAAGACGTTCTTCCTGCGCATCGTCAAGCACGTCGCCATCGACTTCTACCGGCGTCAGCGCGAGGACCTGGCCCCCGCGCCCCGGGATCCCGATGACGCTCCGGAGGAGTCTCCCGTACAGACCGCCCGCGCCATGGAGTCCGCGCGGCGCGGCGAGGAGCGCTCCGAGGCCCAGGCGTTCTACTGGGCCGCGTTCGCCCGCCTCCAGCGGGAACACCCCAAGGAGGCCGGCGCGTGGGAGCTGTACCACCACCTGGATGTGGAGGATCACGTGGAATGTGCTCGCCGGCTGGAGATCACCGTGGCCAATTCCTACAAGCGCGTCAGCCGCGCCCAGGCGTACTTGAAGCTGTACCTGCTCGAAGCGCGGCAGACGGCCGAGGCCGAGGCCGCACCCCGATCCTCCATTGCCGGGAAGGTGTCCGATGAGTGAAGCACTCTCGCGTTATCAGTCGCGGCGCCATCAGCTCGCGGGCGCTTCCCTGTCCGTGGGAAGCACGCTGGAGATCGCCGGAGAGCTCCTGCGCCGGAGCGGCACGCTGGACACCGAAGGGGTGAAGCCCGCGCTGCTCGCCCTGAGCCACGCCCAGCTCGAGACCTGGCTGAAAGGTCTGAATCCGGGGGACTTGAGAGCCACCCTGCTGCGCGCCGCGGAAGAGGCGATCGAGGTGGCGCTGGGGGACGGTGGAGAGGAGGCGGAGCTGTGGCGCGCTTCCGCGATGGAGGGACTGGGGGCGCGGGATCGCGCGGCCTCCGCGCTCCGGGCGCTGCGGGAGTGGGAAGGACTTCACGGGGAACTCCAGGGAGAGGCCGCACAGCTCAAAGCCCACTTTCTCCAGGCGCTCGGCAACATCGACACCGCGCTGCTTCCGAGGGCTCGCTGGTTCATCCCCTTGAACCCGTACCGCCGGGAAGAGCGCGACCTGCTCGATGAGACAGAGCGGAACCGGGCCTGGTGGTTCTCCGCGCGGGCCCACTGCGATGATCTGGTGGCCGCCTGGATGGCACCATCCGCCGCGCGCTCCCCGCACCTGGAGAGTTGCTCCGAGTGCCGTGAAGACCTGGAAGAGGCCACCGCCGTCGACCATCCTCCGGGCCACCATCTGAGCGAGGATGACCTCTGGCGGTTCGACATGGGGACGCTCTCGGGAAGTGAGCGCGCCCGGGTCGATGCCCATGCTGGGAAGTGTGCGGAATGTGCTCAGGCCCTCCTGGCGCTCGACGAAGGGGATGCGGCCATCGAGGAGGCGCTGGGCCAGGAAGTGGGGACCTCCGGCGCGCGGACCTCGCGTGCGAGCCTTTCTCCCCGCCCGGGGGCCCGTCATCCCGAGCAGCGTGAGGTGCTCGAGGAGCGGCGGGAGTTCCGCGTGCTCCTGGTGAGGGATCGGCAACGGGTAAGGCTGCTGGTGTCCCCGCTGGAGGGCCGCACCCTGACCGCCGCGGTGTTTCTCACCCCGGGCAAGCCGTCGCTCAAGCCCATTCCCGGGCCCGAGGGGCTGACCTTCGAGCTGGGAGACAGCACGGGCGGCCTCCGCTCCGCCCACCTGTCGGTGAAGGCAGGGACCGTCACGCTGGAGCGGGACTTCTCGTTCTGAGTCAGTTGACCGCAGGGCTCTCGCCAGAGGCCCAAGGCAGGGTGGAGATGCGCACCACCCCCTGGGCGCGGGCGCAGATGTTTCCCTGATCATCCCGGATGCGGGCGGAGGCGAAGAGGGTGCTCTTCCCGTGGGAGTCGATCTCGGCTTCCGCCTCGATGGACTTGCCCACCAGGGGGCGCTGGAAGCTGACGGAGATCTGCAGGGTGGCGCAGCGCCGGGTGGGATCCACCAGCGCGGGCGTGCAGCCAATGGCCAGGTCGAACAGGGCGGAGATGATGGCGCCGTTGACGGCCGTGGTGCCCAGGCCTCCCAGGTGCTCGGGGCGTACCTCGGGCATGGTGATGACGGACTTGCGGCCCTCCGGGAAGGAGAGCCGGACGCCCAGGTAACGCAAGGTCTGGCTCTGGGTGAATTGTTCCGCGAAGCGGTCCAACTGCTCCTGGGTGGGGCGGGAGGGGGGAGTGGACATGGCTGCACTCTATAGATACGGGCGGCCAGGGAGGCGCAAGTCCCCTGCGGATCCTCCTTCTCCAGGGCGCGAAAGGCGTTAGAAGAGAGGGTTGCTGCTCCTGGATCCGCCTTGAATACCCACGAACAAGCCCTCCTCGAAGACCTGAATCCCCCCCAAAAGGAGGCCGTCCTGCATGGGGACGGTCCCCTGCTCGTCCTGTCGGGGGCAGGCAGCGGAAAGACCCGCGTCATCACCCGCCGAGTGGCCCACTTGGTGAAGGTCCGCCGCGTCTTCCCCTGGCGCATCCTGGCGGTGACGTTCACCAACAAGGCCGCGCGGGAGATGCGCGAGCGCCTCGTGCAGCTCCTGGGGGCGCAGGCCCATGAGCTGGTCGTCAGCACCTTCCACTCGTCGGCGGCGATGATTCTCCGCCGGGAGGCGGAGGCGGTGGGGCTCACCCGCAGCTTCGTCATCTACGACGACGGGGATCAGCTCAACATCGTCAAGCGCGCCATGCGCGAGGCCCGCGTGGAGCCCATCATGCAGCCGCGTGAGATTCTCCACCGCATCGACCAGGAGAAGAACGCCGCCCGCCTGCCCGAGGACATGCAGGTGGATGTGGATGACATGCGCGGCATGGTGGTGAAGCGGACCTACCAGACCTACCAGCGGCTGCTGCGGGCGGCGAACGCGGTGGACTTCGGAGACCTGCTGCTGCTGCTCGTCTCGTTGTTCCGCAAGCGCCCGGATGTTCTGGCCAACTACCAGCGGCGCTTCCACCACGTGCTGGTGGACGAGTTCCAGGACACCAACCCGGTGCAGTACGAGCTGCTGCGGCTGCTGGCCCCGCCTCCGGGCGCCAACCTGGTGGTGGTGGGTGACGACGACCAGTCCATCTACCGCTGGCGCGGGGCCAGCGTGGACAACATCCTGAACTTCCCGGACATCTACCCTGGCGCCAAGGTGGTGAAGCTG from Stigmatella aurantiaca encodes:
- a CDS encoding RNA polymerase sigma factor, coding for MYDQRTDEELFAEVAQRRAAGQAFGGPLGALVERWGRPARYVVSKIQASYGRGSPADADELFQDAVGKFIDRGLDQFRGLSEQMPGKSASPKTFFLRIVKHVAIDFYRRQREDLAPAPRDPDDAPEESPVQTARAMESARRGEERSEAQAFYWAAFARLQREHPKEAGAWELYHHLDVEDHVECARRLEITVANSYKRVSRAQAYLKLYLLEARQTAEAEAAPRSSIAGKVSDE
- a CDS encoding PaaI family thioesterase; this encodes MSTPPSRPTQEQLDRFAEQFTQSQTLRYLGVRLSFPEGRKSVITMPEVRPEHLGGLGTTAVNGAIISALFDLAIGCTPALVDPTRRCATLQISVSFQRPLVGKSIEAEAEIDSHGKSTLFASARIRDDQGNICARAQGVVRISTLPWASGESPAVN